Proteins encoded within one genomic window of Jiangella mangrovi:
- a CDS encoding extracellular solute-binding protein yields MQRRTRVAAALTAAAGLFTVAACGGDDETSGGGGGEDGGRGDITIWYSNNEAEVAWGQQMVEAWNAENPDEQIEAQEIPAGASSEEVIGAAITAGNAPCLIFNTAPVAVPDFERQGGLVSLSSFDDGENYVEERSGDIAEQYRSPGGEYFQLPWKSNPVMIFYNKDMFAAAGLDPENPPLGTYDEFLATARTLVSSGAAPKAIWPAPTSEFFQNWFDFYPLYAAETGGTALVEDGAATFTDDAGLGVAEFWKTLYDEGLASREAYQGDSFADAQAAMAIVGPWAISVYGENVNWGAVPVPTSAGTPAEETYTFSDAKNIGLYTACENQATAWDVLKFATSEEQDGLLLEMTGQMPVRQDLPGTYPDYFSANPAYEAFGDQAARTVEVPNVPNAVAVWQTLRDAWSQSVIFGEGDVEESLQGAADEIDGLAGQS; encoded by the coding sequence GTGCAACGACGCACCCGAGTCGCCGCCGCCCTCACCGCGGCGGCCGGCCTGTTCACCGTCGCGGCCTGTGGAGGCGACGACGAGACCTCCGGCGGAGGCGGCGGCGAGGACGGCGGCCGCGGAGACATCACCATCTGGTACTCCAACAACGAGGCCGAGGTGGCCTGGGGCCAGCAGATGGTCGAGGCCTGGAACGCAGAGAACCCGGACGAGCAGATCGAGGCGCAGGAGATCCCCGCCGGCGCCAGCAGCGAGGAGGTCATCGGCGCGGCCATCACCGCCGGCAACGCGCCCTGCCTCATCTTCAACACCGCCCCCGTGGCCGTGCCGGACTTCGAGCGGCAGGGCGGCCTCGTGTCGCTGTCGAGCTTCGACGACGGCGAGAACTACGTCGAGGAGCGCAGCGGCGACATCGCCGAGCAGTACCGCTCCCCCGGCGGCGAGTACTTCCAGCTGCCGTGGAAGTCGAACCCGGTGATGATCTTCTACAACAAGGACATGTTCGCCGCGGCCGGCCTCGACCCCGAGAACCCGCCGCTGGGCACGTACGACGAGTTCCTCGCGACGGCCCGCACGCTGGTGTCGTCCGGCGCCGCGCCGAAGGCCATCTGGCCGGCCCCGACCAGCGAGTTCTTCCAGAACTGGTTCGACTTCTACCCGCTGTACGCGGCCGAGACGGGCGGCACGGCGCTGGTCGAGGACGGCGCGGCGACGTTCACCGACGACGCCGGCCTCGGGGTCGCGGAGTTCTGGAAGACGCTCTACGACGAGGGCCTGGCCAGCCGCGAGGCCTACCAGGGCGACTCGTTCGCCGACGCCCAGGCCGCCATGGCCATCGTCGGCCCGTGGGCCATCAGCGTCTACGGCGAGAACGTCAACTGGGGCGCGGTGCCGGTGCCGACCTCCGCCGGCACGCCGGCCGAAGAGACGTACACCTTCAGCGACGCCAAGAACATCGGCCTCTACACCGCCTGCGAGAACCAGGCGACGGCGTGGGACGTGCTGAAGTTCGCCACCAGCGAGGAGCAGGACGGCCTGCTGCTGGAGATGACCGGCCAGATGCCGGTGCGCCAGGACCTGCCCGGCACCTACCCGGACTACTTCTCCGCGAACCCGGCCTACGAGGCGTTCGGCGACCAGGCCGCGCGCACCGTCGAGGTCCCGAACGTCCCGAACGCCGTCGCGGTGTGGCAGACGCTGCGCGACGCGTGGTCGCAGTCGGTGATCTTCGGCGAGGGCGATGTCGAGGAGTCGCTGCAGGGCGCCGCCGACGAGATCGACGGCCTGGCCGGCCAGTCCTGA
- a CDS encoding carbohydrate ABC transporter permease: MTVVDTGAPPAGDAAPSPARRPARRRGILGVLGKNPAGLLFSTPYLAFVLVVFAFPLGFAVWISFHDYFFAAPGADVDRPFVGLDNYTSVLSDPDVRRSFVNIGIFLLINVPLTVLLSLVLATLLNQVVRARTFLRVAFYVPYVTASVAVVGVWLFLFSGNGLVNEVLGPLAPDPPWLINSFWAMPSIAFFVTWKQLGFYILLYLAALQNVPRELYEAAATDGAGRLRTFRSVTVPAVRPATVLVVLLATITGANLFTEPYLLTGGGGPNGASASPVLIMYQRGIEQGSPGVAAAIGVILVLLVLLVAWLQRRFVGGGES; encoded by the coding sequence ATGACGGTCGTCGACACGGGCGCCCCGCCGGCGGGCGACGCAGCACCGTCGCCCGCCCGGCGGCCGGCCCGCCGCCGCGGCATCCTCGGCGTCCTGGGCAAGAACCCGGCCGGGCTGCTGTTCAGCACGCCGTACCTGGCGTTCGTCCTGGTGGTGTTCGCGTTCCCGCTGGGCTTCGCGGTGTGGATCTCGTTCCACGACTACTTCTTCGCCGCGCCCGGCGCCGACGTCGACCGCCCGTTCGTCGGCCTCGACAACTACACCTCGGTGCTGAGCGACCCGGACGTGCGCCGTTCGTTCGTCAACATCGGCATCTTCCTGCTCATCAACGTGCCGCTGACGGTGCTGCTGTCGCTGGTGCTCGCGACGCTGCTCAACCAGGTGGTGCGGGCCCGCACGTTCCTGCGGGTCGCCTTCTACGTCCCGTACGTGACGGCGTCCGTGGCGGTCGTGGGCGTGTGGCTGTTCCTGTTCAGCGGGAACGGCCTGGTCAACGAGGTGCTCGGGCCGCTGGCGCCGGATCCGCCGTGGCTGATCAACTCGTTCTGGGCGATGCCGTCGATCGCGTTCTTCGTCACCTGGAAGCAGCTCGGGTTCTACATCCTGCTGTACCTGGCGGCGCTGCAGAACGTGCCGCGCGAGCTGTACGAGGCGGCGGCGACCGACGGCGCCGGGCGGCTGCGGACGTTCCGGTCGGTGACGGTGCCCGCCGTGCGGCCGGCGACGGTGCTGGTGGTGCTGCTGGCGACGATCACCGGCGCGAACCTGTTCACCGAGCCGTACCTGCTGACGGGCGGCGGCGGGCCGAACGGGGCGTCCGCGTCGCCGGTGCTGATCATGTACCAGCGCGGCATCGAGCAGGGCTCGCCCGGCGTGGCCGCGGCCATCGGGGTGATCCTCGTGCTGCTGGTCCTGCTGGTCGCCTGGCTGCAGCGGCGCTTCGTCGGAGGTGGTGAGTCGTGA
- a CDS encoding ABC transporter permease subunit, producing MRRVAAATVGRYVVLGIGALAFLFPFYYMVVGSLQAEPEPTPSGAFPDPSNLTLDNYAAIDGRIDLLQGLVNSGIFTGGVLLGTVVFGVLAGYALAVLQWRGRGTTFALALLVQVVPFQLLMIPLYVLIARDYGLADSYLGMILPFAINSTAVIVFRAYFLQLPRELFDAAAVDGAGDLRTLWSVALPLVRPVLLTVVLITFIGPWNEFLWPFLITKEQSMQPLAVSLANYIGNIAATAANPFGAILAGAVVLAAPAVVLFIVFQRYFTSTNLDSGVKG from the coding sequence GTGAGGCGCGTGGCCGCGGCGACGGTCGGCCGCTACGTCGTGCTGGGGATCGGCGCGCTGGCGTTCCTGTTCCCCTTCTACTACATGGTCGTCGGGTCCCTGCAGGCCGAGCCCGAACCCACCCCGTCGGGCGCCTTCCCGGACCCGTCGAACCTGACGCTGGACAACTACGCCGCCATCGACGGGCGCATCGACCTGCTGCAGGGGCTGGTGAACTCCGGCATCTTCACCGGCGGCGTGCTGCTCGGGACGGTCGTGTTCGGCGTGCTGGCCGGCTACGCGCTCGCGGTGCTGCAGTGGCGCGGGCGCGGCACGACGTTCGCGCTGGCGCTGCTGGTGCAGGTGGTGCCGTTCCAGCTGCTGATGATCCCGCTGTACGTGCTGATCGCGCGCGACTACGGGCTGGCCGACAGCTACCTGGGCATGATCCTGCCGTTCGCGATCAACTCGACGGCGGTGATCGTGTTCCGGGCCTACTTCCTGCAGCTGCCGCGCGAGCTCTTCGACGCGGCGGCTGTGGACGGAGCCGGCGATCTGCGCACCCTGTGGAGCGTCGCGTTGCCGCTGGTCCGGCCGGTGCTTCTGACCGTCGTGCTGATCACGTTCATCGGGCCGTGGAACGAGTTCCTGTGGCCGTTCCTCATCACCAAGGAGCAGTCGATGCAGCCGCTGGCGGTGTCGCTGGCCAACTACATCGGCAACATCGCTGCGACGGCGGCCAACCCGTTCGGCGCGATCCTCGCCGGCGCCGTCGTGCTGGCGGCTCCCGCCGTCGTCCTGTTCATCGTCTTCCAGCGCTACTTCACCTCCACGAACCTCGATTCCGGAGTGAAAGGCTAG
- a CDS encoding glycoside hydrolase family 130 protein, whose translation MTVSTAIPYTLTRLGVVMTPRDGDPNEAEGVLNPASGRGPDGVLYLLPRLVAAGNVSRVGLARVVIDDDGVPVGVEREGVVLEPDRAWERGVAHGGVEDPRVTYVPALGLHVMTYVAYGPLGPRTALAVSEDLRSWRRLGPVFFEYDDDLDVDLNLFHNKDTVFFPTPVVSPDGVESLAVLHRPMWDLGEIRPGQGVVLPRGVTDERHSIWISYVPLAGVLADLRALVHWREHRFLAGPEFPFEELKIGGGPAPLRVREGWLLLHHGVTGVLASGIAQQQRVNYAAGALLLDADDPSTVLARTPSPLLAPETDDERSGIVPNVVFPTAIEEIGGAHYVFYGMADSKIGVARLDRTDT comes from the coding sequence ATGACCGTCTCCACCGCGATCCCCTACACGCTGACCCGCCTGGGCGTCGTCATGACCCCGCGCGACGGCGACCCGAACGAGGCCGAGGGGGTGCTCAACCCGGCGTCCGGCCGCGGCCCCGACGGCGTCCTGTACCTGCTCCCCCGGCTGGTCGCCGCGGGCAACGTGTCACGCGTCGGCCTGGCGCGCGTGGTCATCGACGACGACGGCGTGCCCGTCGGCGTCGAGCGCGAGGGCGTCGTGCTCGAGCCGGACCGGGCCTGGGAGCGCGGCGTCGCCCACGGCGGCGTCGAGGACCCCCGGGTCACGTACGTCCCGGCGCTCGGGCTGCACGTCATGACGTACGTCGCCTACGGGCCCCTGGGTCCGCGCACCGCGCTGGCGGTGTCGGAGGACCTGCGGTCGTGGCGACGGCTGGGCCCGGTGTTCTTCGAGTACGACGACGACCTCGACGTCGACCTCAACCTGTTCCACAACAAGGACACCGTGTTCTTCCCGACGCCGGTGGTGTCGCCGGACGGGGTCGAGAGCCTGGCCGTGCTGCACCGGCCCATGTGGGACCTCGGCGAGATCCGCCCAGGTCAGGGCGTCGTGCTGCCGCGCGGCGTCACCGACGAGCGGCACAGCATCTGGATCTCGTACGTGCCGCTGGCCGGGGTGCTCGCCGACCTCCGCGCCCTCGTGCACTGGCGCGAGCACCGGTTCCTCGCGGGCCCGGAGTTCCCGTTCGAGGAGCTGAAGATCGGCGGCGGCCCGGCGCCGCTGCGGGTCCGCGAGGGCTGGCTGCTGCTGCACCACGGCGTCACCGGCGTGCTGGCCTCGGGCATCGCGCAGCAGCAGCGGGTCAACTACGCCGCCGGCGCGCTGCTCCTCGACGCCGACGACCCGTCGACGGTGCTGGCGCGGACGCCGTCGCCGCTGCTCGCCCCCGAGACCGACGACGAGCGCAGCGGCATCGTGCCCAACGTCGTCTTCCCCACCGCGATCGAGGAGATCGGCGGCGCGCACTACGTCTTCTACGGCATGGCCGACAGCAAGATCGGCGTCGCGCGGCTGGACCGCACCGACACCTGA